The nucleotide window CGACGAGGTCAACGGCATCCTGCTGTTCGACGAGGCCGACGCCATCTTCGGGCGGCGCTCGGAGGTGCGCGACTCCAACGACCGCTTCGCCAACATGGAGACCGCCTACCTGCTGCAGCGGATGGAGACGTTCGACGGCCTGGCGGTGCTGACCACCAACCTGCGGGCCAACCTCGACGAGGCCTTTGCCCGCCGCCTCGACGTGGTCGTCGACTTCCCGCTGCCGGACGCCGAGTTGCGCCTGGCCCTGTGGGAGCGCTGCCTGGGGCCGCTGGTACCGAGGGCCGCCGACCTCGACCTCGAGTTCTGCGCCCGGGCCTTCGAGATGGCGGGGGGGTCGATCCGGTCGGCGGCGGTGACCGCCGCCTACCTGGCCGCCCACGCCGACCGCCCCCTGGGGATGGCCGACGTCGTCGTCGGCATCCAGAGGGAGTACCGCAAGATCGGCCGGCTGATCGTGGCCGAGGAGTTCGGGCCCTATTTCCCGCTCGTGGCGGCGGTGGGGCGTTGACCGCATGCCCGAAGAGGCAGGCCTAAGCGCCCGCTTGCCCGTCCGAGCGGCCTAACCGGAAACACCGGCTTCGGTCCACCATCGCGAAGGTCCTTATCAGGGAGGAAACCGGGAAATGCCCACCTATCTGTCACCTGGCGTCTACGTCGAGGAGGTGGACTCCGGCTCGCGCCCCATCGAGGGTGTGGGCACCGCCGTGGCCGCCTTCGTCGGACTGGCCGAGACCGGCCCGGTCAACCAGCCGACCCTCGTCACCAACTGGAGCCAGTACGTCTCGAACTTCGGCAGCTTCGTCGAGGGGGCGTATCTGGCGCAATCGGTCTACGGCTACTTCCAGAACGGCGGCGGCGCCTGCTACGTCGTGCGGATCGGTGCCGAGGCCTCGTCCAACGGTGACTCGCCGCCCGCTCTGGGCGCCGGCGCCAGCACCGCCGCCGAGGCCAGCCTGGCCGGGCTCAAGGTCCAGGCCCTCGAGTCGGGCCCGGCGGGCAACGACATCACCGTCGAGGTGGCCGACGCCCCCGAGGGCGCGGCCGAGGACACCTTCAACCTCAACGTGAAGCGCGGTGACAAGGTGGTGGAGAGCTTCGAGAGCGTGTCGCTCAAGAAGGGCCGCCAGAACGTGGTGACGGTCGTCAACGCCCAGTCCAAGACCATCCGGCTCGAGGACCTTGGTCTGGCCTCCGAGACGGCGGCGAAGGGCGCGGTCACCCTGGCCGGCGGCGGTGCTCCCGTTCCGGTGCGTGTGACCCCCGACGACTACGTCGGCGACGCTGCCGACCGGACCGGCTTCGGCGGCCTCGAGGCCATCGACGAGGTCACCATGGTCTGCGTTCCCGACCTGATGTCGGCGTACCAGAAGGGTGTGGTCGACCTCGAGGGCGTGCAGGCCGTGCAGCTGGCCATGATCGCCCACTGCGAGCTGATGGGGGACCGGATCGCCATCCTCGACCCGCCCCCGGGTCTCAACGCCCAGCAGATCAAGGAGTGGCGGGTCGACAAGGTCGGCTACGACTCCAAGTACGCCGCCCTCTACTGGCCGTGGGTCAAGGTGTTCGATCCCGCCAGCGGCTCGAACCAGCACATCCCCCCGTCGGGCTACATGGCGGGCATCTGGGGCCGCAACGACGACACCCGCGGCGTGCACAAGGCGCCGGCCAACGAGGTGGTGCGGGGCGCACTCGGCCTCGAGGTGAACATCACCAAGAACGAGCACGACCTGCTCAACCCGGTCGGCATCAACTGCATCCGTGCCTTCCCGGGCAAGGGGATCCGGGTGTGGGGTGCGCGCACGCTCTCGTCGGACGCCTCGTGGCGCTACCTCAACGTCCGCCGGCTCTTCAACTACCTGGAGGAGTCGATCCTGCAGGGCACGGACTGGGTCGTCTTCGAGCCCAACGACATGGCGCTGTGGTCCAAGATCCGCCGCACCATCTCCGCCTTCCTGGTCAACGAATGGCGCAAGGGCGCGCTGTTCGGGGCCACTCCGGGCGAGGCGTTCTACGTGAAGTGCGACGGTGAGACCAACCCGGCCGAGGGGATCGACGCCGGCCAGGTCGTGTGCGAGATCGGGCTGGCCCCGGTCAAGCCGGCCGAGTTCGTCATCTTCCGGATGTCGCAGTACTCCGGCGGCACCAGCCTGGTGGCCGAGTAACCGGCCGGCAGACAAGCGAAAGGTAAGAAGCAATGAGTCTGTTCGCAGAGTTCGACACCGGTGTTGGCTGGTCGTTCGGGCTGGAGATCGACGGGATCGAGATCAAGGAGATCCAGGAGATCGACGGGCTGAAGCTCGAGAGCGACGAGATCGAGCTCAAGCACAACACCATCGACGGCAAGTACATCAACAAGCGGCTGCCCGGCCGGAAGAAGTCCGGCGAGCTCACGTTCACCCGGGGCATCACCGGCGACAAGAACTGGGAGACGTGGATCAAGAACGTGTTCGAGGGCAAGATGCTCGATGCCCGTAAGAACGGCGTGATCAAGATCTACAACTACGAGGGCATGCCGGTCCGGGAGTACAAGTTCCACAATGGATGGCCCAAGTCCATCGAGTTCGGCTCCATGAAGGCCGGCGACACGAGCGTTCTCACCGAGAAGCTCACGATGGTCCACGAGGGCGTCGAGCCGGCCTGATGCGAAGGGTTCACCCGGGATCGCCCGCGGTGGGGGTCCTCGATGCGGAGGGTGAGGGCGGGAGCGATCCCGTCCTCACCCCACCCGTGCCGCCGCCCCTTCCGCCCGTCGACGCGCTGCGCACCGAGTTCGACTTCGAGCTGCCCCGCGGCTACCTCGACGAGAGCGGG belongs to Acidimicrobiales bacterium and includes:
- a CDS encoding phage tail sheath family protein; translated protein: MPTYLSPGVYVEEVDSGSRPIEGVGTAVAAFVGLAETGPVNQPTLVTNWSQYVSNFGSFVEGAYLAQSVYGYFQNGGGACYVVRIGAEASSNGDSPPALGAGASTAAEASLAGLKVQALESGPAGNDITVEVADAPEGAAEDTFNLNVKRGDKVVESFESVSLKKGRQNVVTVVNAQSKTIRLEDLGLASETAAKGAVTLAGGGAPVPVRVTPDDYVGDAADRTGFGGLEAIDEVTMVCVPDLMSAYQKGVVDLEGVQAVQLAMIAHCELMGDRIAILDPPPGLNAQQIKEWRVDKVGYDSKYAALYWPWVKVFDPASGSNQHIPPSGYMAGIWGRNDDTRGVHKAPANEVVRGALGLEVNITKNEHDLLNPVGINCIRAFPGKGIRVWGARTLSSDASWRYLNVRRLFNYLEESILQGTDWVVFEPNDMALWSKIRRTISAFLVNEWRKGALFGATPGEAFYVKCDGETNPAEGIDAGQVVCEIGLAPVKPAEFVIFRMSQYSGGTSLVAE
- a CDS encoding phage tail protein, which gives rise to MSLFAEFDTGVGWSFGLEIDGIEIKEIQEIDGLKLESDEIELKHNTIDGKYINKRLPGRKKSGELTFTRGITGDKNWETWIKNVFEGKMLDARKNGVIKIYNYEGMPVREYKFHNGWPKSIEFGSMKAGDTSVLTEKLTMVHEGVEPA